One Nitrospira sp. DNA window includes the following coding sequences:
- a CDS encoding O-antigen polymerase gives MVDEKSGVGRVPENMLKPGRGAIMQGAGGYAFPGSQPMPKKLEYGFVLVVLAMLFEFGRPQDFIPPLKVIPFPSLIDASLALAVLLSGRASLANRQSKLWIGLLAFMALWIPFANNNFHAFSQWKELTLYFFFYLGIVTFVNNTGRMHKLILVWLGVHALLAINGMLHHGRGVGGWLGDENDFAMEMNVAVPFAFFMYQGTSDKRGKLLYLVLIGVFVLSSISTSSRGGFLGLLAVGLFCWFYSPRKVWSLILLTGVLLLVLVAAPQEYWDRMQTITDDSTMESGTAGQRMFTWGIGWEMFLANPIFGVGQGNFPWTIGEYLGGRTWQTKSLAGRQAHSLYFTLLPELGLLGLFLIGGIALSNYKDVRYCSRMGMRKAAARPGKQVQEDAELEEAGWFGNAILGALVAYLVTSTFISTLYYPTFWILTGLAVALKNTTERYSKKSLEVSSPPVPVRATPWGRPRPVR, from the coding sequence ATGGTGGATGAGAAGTCAGGGGTGGGGAGAGTGCCTGAAAATATGCTGAAGCCGGGACGAGGGGCGATCATGCAAGGTGCGGGGGGCTATGCCTTTCCGGGCTCTCAACCCATGCCGAAAAAGCTGGAGTACGGCTTTGTTCTTGTTGTGCTCGCCATGCTGTTTGAGTTTGGTCGGCCGCAAGATTTTATCCCGCCACTTAAAGTCATTCCCTTCCCGTCACTGATCGATGCCTCTCTTGCCTTAGCTGTACTGCTCTCTGGGCGGGCGAGTTTAGCCAATAGGCAATCAAAGCTGTGGATAGGACTCTTGGCTTTCATGGCCCTGTGGATACCCTTTGCAAACAATAATTTTCATGCGTTCTCACAATGGAAAGAGTTGACGTTATATTTCTTTTTCTATTTGGGAATCGTGACGTTCGTCAACAATACCGGCCGAATGCACAAACTAATTCTCGTTTGGTTGGGGGTCCATGCCCTCCTAGCAATCAATGGAATGCTGCATCACGGGCGTGGTGTTGGCGGCTGGCTGGGAGACGAAAATGATTTCGCGATGGAGATGAATGTTGCAGTTCCATTCGCCTTCTTCATGTATCAAGGGACATCCGACAAACGAGGGAAACTCCTCTATCTGGTTTTGATTGGCGTATTCGTTCTGTCGTCGATTTCCACCTCATCGCGCGGAGGATTTCTTGGGTTGCTTGCAGTGGGGTTATTCTGCTGGTTCTACTCACCGAGAAAAGTGTGGTCGTTGATTTTGTTAACCGGGGTATTGTTGCTGGTCTTGGTCGCTGCTCCTCAAGAATACTGGGATCGCATGCAGACGATTACCGACGACAGTACGATGGAGTCTGGGACGGCAGGGCAGCGAATGTTCACATGGGGGATCGGGTGGGAAATGTTCCTCGCAAATCCTATCTTCGGTGTGGGGCAAGGTAATTTCCCCTGGACGATTGGTGAATATCTCGGGGGGAGGACCTGGCAGACGAAGTCCCTAGCCGGCCGGCAAGCGCACTCGTTATATTTTACCCTGCTTCCTGAACTGGGTTTGCTCGGCCTGTTTCTGATCGGAGGCATAGCGCTCTCCAACTACAAAGATGTCAGGTATTGTAGTCGGATGGGGATGCGGAAAGCGGCGGCCCGTCCAGGTAAACAGGTACAAGAGGATGCCGAGTTGGAAGAGGCAGGCTGGTTTGGGAACGCCATTTTAGGTGCTCTCGTAGCGTATCTCGTCACGAGCACATTTATTTCTACGCTCTACTACCCGACCTTTTGGATCTTAACGGGCCTTGCCGTGGCTCTGAAGAATACTACTGAGCGGTATTCCAAGAAGTCCCTCGAAGTGTCATCTCCGCCCGTGCCTGTTCGAGCAACCCCATGGGGAAGACCTCGTCCGGTGAGGTGA
- a CDS encoding Glycosyltransferase, giving the protein MPSKRTIKTILYLSTSSGPGGAERVISNLASSLDPEKYRAILCLFRPGWIQERTESRGVRTHVIPTHGMTDWRWALQFRRLLRQEQVDLIHAHEFDANVQGTFVAAMSEIPLVATVHGKNYFWEKLRRRLAYRWVSRHATMVAVSQNLKQFIVEQVGISPDRIKVIYNGVDVVPHCERADVDQCRKELGVPENDQIVGVVGNLYPVKGHQYLIEGIPAVLKACPNTSFVFAGRGQLEPELKEQVHRLGLDRRVHFLGLRQDIPRILAMLNVFVLPSLSEGLSMAILEAMIAGKPVVATRVGGNPELVLDGETGFLVPPRDSQALASSLVTLLTNRQQATQCAEKGKNRAEGQFSLGTMVRAYQMLYEGCLYPSS; this is encoded by the coding sequence ATGCCCAGCAAGCGAACCATTAAGACGATTCTCTATCTTTCGACCAGTAGCGGCCCCGGCGGTGCAGAGCGAGTGATCAGCAATCTAGCCTCTTCGTTGGATCCCGAGAAATATCGAGCGATTCTCTGCTTGTTCCGTCCGGGGTGGATTCAAGAACGGACCGAAAGCCGAGGCGTACGTACCCATGTCATTCCGACGCACGGTATGACGGATTGGCGCTGGGCCCTTCAATTCAGGCGATTGCTACGACAGGAGCAAGTGGATTTGATTCATGCCCACGAGTTTGATGCCAATGTGCAAGGAACCTTTGTCGCAGCCATGTCCGAAATTCCTCTTGTTGCGACCGTTCATGGCAAGAACTACTTTTGGGAGAAATTGAGGCGACGCCTTGCCTATCGGTGGGTAAGTCGTCACGCCACCATGGTTGCTGTGTCACAGAATTTGAAACAATTCATCGTTGAGCAAGTCGGGATCTCTCCGGATCGAATCAAGGTGATCTATAACGGTGTGGATGTTGTACCGCATTGTGAACGGGCCGACGTGGATCAGTGTAGAAAAGAGTTGGGCGTGCCTGAGAACGATCAAATAGTGGGGGTTGTGGGCAATTTGTATCCCGTCAAAGGGCATCAGTATCTGATCGAGGGTATCCCCGCGGTGTTGAAGGCATGCCCAAACACTTCTTTTGTCTTTGCCGGGAGAGGCCAACTCGAACCTGAGTTGAAGGAACAAGTCCATCGACTTGGATTGGATAGGCGAGTCCATTTTCTCGGCCTGCGACAAGATATTCCGAGAATCCTTGCAATGTTGAATGTATTCGTACTGCCGTCACTGTCCGAGGGACTCTCTATGGCCATCCTTGAGGCGATGATCGCTGGAAAGCCTGTGGTTGCTACTCGTGTCGGTGGCAATCCAGAACTCGTGCTCGACGGAGAGACAGGATTCCTGGTCCCGCCGCGAGACAGCCAGGCTTTGGCATCGAGCTTGGTGACCCTGCTTACGAATCGGCAGCAGGCTACTCAGTGTGCGGAGAAGGGGAAGAATCGCGCGGAAGGACAATTCAGCTTAGGAACCATGGTGCGAGCCTACCAGATGCTTTACGAAGGATGTCTTTATCCGAGTTCATAA
- a CDS encoding Low molecular weight protein tyrosine phosphatase, translated as MSQIQSRSETNVAHTSLFDLARSTKRSLNSILDRWRYRVLVNRQSFPKPLRSILVVCKGNICRSPLAEAYLKCLIEKHGLPIAVQSAGLETSFGKPAHPLAQIVGAQGGLLLGKHATQPLHKDQVERADMIVVMEWQQRSRVIKLYPQAEQKVFLLRQFYDQSAREVADPYSGTVEDFHTCFSMIKRACDELVAQMLSEDQRR; from the coding sequence ATGTCGCAGATTCAGTCTCGATCCGAAACGAATGTCGCCCATACATCCCTGTTTGACCTCGCCCGTTCGACGAAGCGATCGCTCAATTCAATTCTTGATCGTTGGCGTTATCGAGTGCTCGTCAATCGACAGTCTTTCCCGAAGCCGTTGCGCTCTATCCTGGTCGTCTGCAAGGGCAACATTTGTCGAAGTCCACTGGCGGAGGCCTATCTCAAGTGCTTGATCGAAAAACATGGGTTGCCAATCGCGGTTCAATCGGCCGGACTTGAGACGTCGTTCGGGAAACCCGCACATCCGCTCGCACAGATTGTTGGGGCACAGGGCGGCCTCCTGCTGGGCAAGCATGCGACGCAACCGTTACACAAGGATCAGGTGGAACGGGCGGACATGATTGTGGTGATGGAATGGCAGCAGCGAAGCCGGGTGATCAAGTTATATCCTCAGGCCGAACAGAAAGTATTTTTGCTGCGGCAGTTTTACGATCAATCGGCGCGGGAAGTCGCTGATCCGTACAGCGGCACCGTGGAAGATTTTCACACGTGTTTTTCGATGATCAAGCGCGCCTGTGATGAACTAGTGGCACAGATGCTGTCTGAAGACCAGCGCCGTTGA
- a CDS encoding Glycosyl transferase yields the protein MRVLWLGHNLAYPPKGGPLQRNYNLLREAAKQHEVHALVFDQPVTRPSGVTPQDCMDALSKFCAGAEWVPLPKDSFGIGRYWRAFGGLMTGEPYEFRWLRSKEMTQRLQGMAARLHFDVVHVDTLGLAPYVPLVSGAGTVLNHHDIESALVERRALGERRILWRKFWAQEAMHLLAAEKRWCPSFHVNMVVSDDEGQLLKPSCGESKICVVPNGVDIRYFTPRLDPGGNRLLFCGRLDQLANRGAITYFFNSIWPELSTRLKTLEIDVVGKNPPSWLVDLSRRDPRVQVPGFVDDVRPYFQKATVFVCPITEGGGTRLKILDALAMGMPVVSTTFAASGLTLYDGLHLLIADTPEMFVERTLRLLADQDLRRRLAQGAVDMVTHRYSWDTIGRSLVNAYEEAAARNLKGFGR from the coding sequence ATGAGAGTTCTCTGGCTCGGACATAATCTCGCTTATCCGCCCAAAGGGGGACCGCTTCAGCGCAATTACAATCTTCTGAGGGAAGCGGCGAAACAGCATGAGGTGCATGCACTCGTCTTCGATCAGCCGGTAACCAGACCGTCGGGTGTCACTCCGCAGGATTGCATGGACGCATTGTCAAAGTTCTGTGCCGGGGCGGAGTGGGTTCCCCTTCCAAAAGATTCGTTCGGCATCGGCCGCTATTGGCGGGCATTCGGAGGATTGATGACGGGTGAACCGTATGAGTTTCGGTGGTTGCGGTCCAAGGAAATGACACAACGTCTTCAAGGCATGGCTGCTCGTCTTCATTTCGACGTTGTACATGTCGATACCCTTGGTTTAGCTCCCTATGTACCGCTGGTTTCTGGTGCCGGGACGGTGCTGAACCATCACGACATCGAATCGGCTCTGGTCGAACGGAGAGCGCTCGGGGAGAGGCGCATTCTATGGAGGAAATTCTGGGCGCAGGAAGCAATGCACCTGCTTGCCGCAGAGAAACGGTGGTGCCCCTCGTTTCATGTCAATATGGTGGTGTCCGACGATGAGGGCCAGTTGTTGAAACCGTCCTGTGGCGAAAGCAAGATCTGCGTCGTACCGAATGGTGTCGATATAAGATATTTCACCCCGAGACTGGACCCAGGGGGGAACAGACTGTTGTTTTGCGGTCGGCTCGACCAGCTCGCAAACAGGGGCGCCATCACCTATTTCTTCAATTCCATCTGGCCGGAGTTGTCAACCAGGCTGAAGACGCTCGAAATTGATGTGGTCGGCAAAAATCCTCCCTCGTGGTTAGTCGATTTGAGCCGTCGTGACCCGCGCGTGCAGGTCCCGGGGTTTGTAGATGATGTACGTCCGTATTTTCAAAAGGCCACGGTCTTTGTCTGTCCGATCACAGAGGGTGGCGGCACCCGCTTGAAAATTCTTGATGCCTTGGCTATGGGAATGCCGGTTGTGAGTACGACGTTTGCGGCATCGGGGTTGACGTTGTATGACGGACTACATCTCCTGATCGCGGACACCCCGGAGATGTTTGTTGAACGTACGCTCCGCTTACTGGCCGACCAAGACCTTCGACGACGTCTGGCGCAGGGAGCCGTCGACATGGTTACGCACAGGTACTCCTGGGATACGATCGGGCGCAGCCTCGTGAATGCCTACGAAGAAGCTGCTGCGCGGAATTTGAAAGGGTTTGGTAGGTGA
- a CDS encoding Glycosyl transferase, group 1 family protein translates to MHEPLVRNSTMKVCHVAMGDLWGGAEAQLLALMKYLVKLPGFEWSVILFNEGKLADELRKLPIQILVVPEKDNGPIAIAYHLVRVFRQIKPDIVHTHKYKDSVLGTIVARCLRVPHVVRVVHGLPEPFNGLKSMKMICYTIVDRVVTTRLIDKVIAVSSEIHKVLAKTYGANRVVCIHNGIDLENVCVTTQRSETRKKWHIDDKAVVVGTVGRLVPIKGHTVLLRAVRVLRTMGLNVTLLLVGDGPLRGQLEAEVQRLELAQSVIFAGHQEQVYDFINMMDIFVLPSLHEGIPMVLLEALALKRPVIASRVGGIPEVVLNSRSGMLVSPANVTELASGLKEMIQDPCRARELGTMGRSQVEQEFNASMMANQTAAVYRSL, encoded by the coding sequence ATGCATGAGCCGCTGGTCAGAAATTCCACCATGAAAGTTTGCCATGTGGCGATGGGGGACTTGTGGGGCGGGGCGGAAGCCCAACTTCTCGCGCTCATGAAGTATCTAGTCAAGTTACCGGGATTTGAATGGTCGGTGATTCTGTTCAATGAAGGAAAGCTGGCGGACGAGCTTCGGAAACTTCCCATCCAGATCTTGGTGGTTCCAGAAAAAGACAACGGCCCGATAGCTATCGCATATCATCTTGTACGGGTGTTTAGGCAGATCAAACCGGACATCGTGCATACTCATAAGTACAAAGACTCGGTCCTAGGGACGATCGTCGCGCGATGCTTGAGAGTGCCTCACGTGGTCAGAGTCGTTCATGGTCTACCTGAGCCGTTCAACGGACTGAAGAGTATGAAGATGATCTGCTACACCATCGTAGACAGGGTTGTGACTACCCGGCTTATCGACAAAGTCATTGCCGTCTCCAGTGAGATTCATAAAGTTTTGGCCAAGACTTATGGGGCTAATAGGGTGGTGTGTATTCACAATGGTATCGACCTGGAAAACGTTTGCGTTACGACTCAACGATCAGAAACCCGCAAGAAATGGCATATTGACGATAAAGCGGTTGTGGTTGGCACAGTGGGGCGATTGGTTCCTATCAAAGGTCATACCGTCTTGTTGAGGGCGGTACGAGTCCTCCGCACTATGGGGCTGAATGTGACGCTCCTGCTCGTCGGAGATGGGCCGTTACGCGGGCAACTTGAGGCGGAAGTCCAGCGGTTGGAATTGGCGCAATCGGTCATATTTGCCGGCCACCAAGAACAGGTTTATGACTTCATCAACATGATGGACATATTCGTTTTGCCCTCACTGCACGAAGGCATTCCAATGGTTTTGCTGGAAGCCCTTGCGTTGAAGCGGCCGGTGATTGCCAGTCGGGTAGGAGGTATCCCTGAGGTGGTGTTGAATAGCCGGTCCGGGATGCTTGTGAGTCCAGCCAACGTTACCGAGCTTGCCTCGGGTCTCAAGGAAATGATTCAAGACCCATGTAGAGCGAGGGAGTTGGGTACGATGGGGCGAAGCCAGGTTGAACAGGAATTTAACGCGAGTATGATGGCGAATCAAACTGCTGCGGTATACCGATCATTGTGA
- a CDS encoding Glycosyl transferase, family 39, with the protein MTTRNLVLSVIALLLLRIAVIIWGGQHEAPGGDQLAFYSGAQQLTHSSGEWFKGGGEFGYRAPLYFVYLAAVFELFPDSTFLTGQIATALIGVLNCVLLFVLIRNLTGDLGSRLGLWLRGLLPSCVIADTFVMSEPLFAAFLLSALLTISMKPNAPDNCQALLLGFFVACCLLTREVAIVYPFVFGGYLVFASRTRQEALRCVALFALALVITLIPWMWRNAVVWGQPLPISYTSGVNLHIGNNPQATGKWTRFPSEPEDGSSFGTPQFDAWHKKEALRYIQEDPLRFVQLGFKKVAWFLWPRFEREEIRELYKLPSRQATLISGLLGVLSAGMLILGIAGFIVGQRDWFWWISLTLIAYTIAVTFVVYGSPRYRDAIDYLLLPFAAYAVTHWRSLWVDARTRGSAVQKQLWILAPILSYILINWMWIAYDLTTSSH; encoded by the coding sequence ATGACTACAAGAAACTTGGTGTTGAGCGTCATTGCCCTATTGCTGTTACGGATTGCGGTTATCATCTGGGGAGGGCAGCACGAGGCGCCTGGAGGCGACCAACTCGCATTTTATTCCGGCGCACAGCAGCTCACGCATTCTTCCGGGGAATGGTTCAAGGGTGGGGGGGAGTTCGGTTATCGCGCTCCTCTGTATTTTGTCTATCTTGCCGCGGTGTTTGAGCTGTTTCCCGACAGCACATTCCTGACAGGCCAGATTGCGACGGCGCTCATTGGGGTATTGAACTGTGTCTTGCTATTTGTCCTGATACGGAATTTGACAGGAGATCTTGGCAGCAGGCTAGGATTATGGCTCAGGGGGCTGCTACCGTCATGTGTGATCGCCGACACCTTCGTGATGAGTGAGCCCTTATTTGCTGCTTTCTTGTTGTCTGCATTACTCACTATCTCCATGAAGCCGAATGCTCCGGACAACTGTCAGGCCCTCCTTCTCGGGTTTTTCGTCGCCTGTTGCCTCCTTACACGAGAAGTGGCCATCGTTTACCCGTTTGTATTTGGAGGCTATCTGGTCTTCGCATCACGGACACGACAAGAAGCGCTGAGATGTGTCGCGTTGTTTGCCCTGGCACTGGTGATTACGTTGATACCGTGGATGTGGAGAAATGCCGTTGTGTGGGGGCAACCGTTGCCTATCAGTTACACGTCAGGTGTCAACCTGCATATAGGCAATAATCCACAGGCAACCGGAAAGTGGACTCGGTTCCCGAGCGAACCAGAGGACGGTTCGAGCTTCGGGACGCCGCAATTCGACGCGTGGCATAAAAAAGAAGCGCTTAGGTATATCCAGGAAGATCCGCTTCGTTTTGTCCAGTTGGGATTCAAAAAGGTCGCCTGGTTTCTCTGGCCAAGGTTTGAACGCGAGGAAATCAGAGAGTTGTATAAATTACCGTCCAGACAGGCTACGTTGATCAGTGGGTTGCTGGGAGTCTTGAGTGCCGGCATGCTGATCTTGGGGATCGCGGGCTTTATCGTAGGACAACGAGACTGGTTCTGGTGGATCAGTCTGACGCTCATCGCATACACAATTGCTGTGACGTTTGTGGTCTATGGCTCACCACGTTACCGTGATGCCATCGACTACCTTCTGCTTCCATTCGCCGCGTATGCCGTCACACATTGGCGGTCGCTCTGGGTGGATGCAAGGACGAGAGGTTCGGCAGTACAGAAACAGCTCTGGATTCTTGCCCCCATACTTTCTTACATTCTGATCAATTGGATGTGGATTGCATACGACTTGACCACATCAAGCCACTGA
- a CDS encoding ATP-grasp enzyme-like protein: MRVLVTDGDERAALAVTRALGRANVAVIVGAESQRSLAGSSRYCEQRVVYPSPYREPEQFVTCLMETVREHQVDALFPLSDIAMHVIGPEKSRFEAHTRVPTPDAEVFQEISDKYRLMRQAVEQGVPIPDTIFVPDGRLEGVIESVTEFPVVVKPGCSLVKEDGRWTKTSVSYAGSREELLRLYRDKPYLQQPSLIQRRVIGEGQGLFVLMQQGVPLGMFAHRRLRERPPSGGVSVLRESMALPKPMVESALKLLQRVKWHGVAMVEFKVDAAGQVPMLMEINGRFWGSLQLAVDAGVNFPFLLLNMAMGRSETVPENGYRIGVRSRWLLGDLDQLLMRMVKNDRALNLPPGAPSKFRSLMSFCRFFGRDLFYEIEQLDDLGPSRFELMRYVKLA; the protein is encoded by the coding sequence GTGAGAGTGTTGGTCACCGATGGAGACGAGCGGGCGGCCCTCGCGGTCACGAGGGCGCTCGGTCGTGCAAATGTGGCGGTGATCGTCGGGGCAGAGTCTCAGCGATCCCTTGCGGGATCTTCGCGCTATTGCGAGCAACGCGTTGTATATCCTTCTCCCTATCGAGAGCCGGAACAGTTCGTGACCTGCCTGATGGAAACAGTTCGGGAACATCAGGTGGATGCATTGTTCCCGCTCTCCGATATTGCCATGCACGTCATCGGGCCGGAGAAGAGCCGATTCGAAGCGCACACTCGTGTTCCGACTCCCGACGCCGAGGTGTTTCAGGAAATATCAGACAAATATCGATTGATGCGTCAGGCCGTGGAGCAGGGCGTTCCTATTCCCGACACCATCTTCGTTCCCGATGGCCGTCTCGAGGGCGTGATCGAAAGCGTGACGGAGTTTCCGGTGGTGGTCAAGCCCGGGTGTTCGTTGGTAAAAGAAGACGGTCGATGGACGAAAACCTCAGTGAGTTATGCCGGCTCTCGCGAAGAACTTCTGCGCCTGTACCGGGACAAACCGTATCTGCAGCAGCCGTCGCTGATTCAACGGCGTGTTATCGGTGAAGGGCAGGGTCTCTTTGTGCTGATGCAGCAGGGCGTACCGCTTGGGATGTTCGCTCATCGACGACTGCGTGAGCGTCCGCCGTCCGGTGGGGTGAGTGTCTTGCGCGAGAGTATGGCCTTGCCAAAACCCATGGTCGAGTCGGCGCTCAAACTTTTGCAACGTGTGAAATGGCATGGTGTGGCGATGGTGGAGTTCAAGGTGGATGCAGCCGGTCAAGTGCCGATGTTGATGGAAATCAATGGGCGGTTTTGGGGGTCGCTGCAGCTGGCTGTGGATGCGGGCGTGAACTTCCCGTTTCTTCTATTGAACATGGCGATGGGCAGATCTGAGACCGTGCCGGAAAACGGCTATCGCATCGGGGTGAGATCAAGGTGGCTGCTGGGCGATTTGGACCAACTGTTGATGCGAATGGTGAAGAATGATCGCGCCCTCAATCTTCCGCCTGGTGCGCCCTCGAAGTTCAGGTCGTTGATGTCCTTCTGCCGGTTTTTCGGGCGGGATCTGTTTTATGAAATCGAGCAACTCGACGATCTCGGTCCAAGTCGCTTCGAACTTATGCGGTATGTCAAGTTGGCATAG